One region of Culex pipiens pallens isolate TS chromosome 2, TS_CPP_V2, whole genome shotgun sequence genomic DNA includes:
- the LOC120429119 gene encoding uncharacterized protein LOC120429119 isoform X2: protein MDPIEDMECNIAQDLNTKSVPKEPEMEPEKVDLSPENSKKSDNSPTDDQISKQKTSDEADGGEEKVQYSNCNLHSGINECVNKSMSLREVKEKKRCASEDPEVRNALAFTIDFGEGRKSVDVQRHEKMLERFQNRHKRGVSLSKLETNPLPSVGKISSPQSVNLPRKLKNNSSETPTAEVKLRDKNRSLKDSSKNRHSWSPRTSMSEAAASETSKQCKPSKFTPKSNTLQMAFENPIAVKDYCSSSEINAESLDSSIGLPCIEPPLKNFKSDDNDDSISEAGTYTLDGDNYTEEQKERMNIDKIPAISEAGSKHYQKSEYRDKTPQRPTNFQDDLEVIDLTEQPSSYKPADDKKMNNVLEVSYFHDQSAVHPIKQKQSYLEKLKSRVKNITHKARSPEKQIQQHQMNSPDQGTFTSVTTSGILSVKPCLEDHPRMHRRNSLTKSYVDSSEYVQGVAKLNILSKGEAKILNCYTDTEKASGIQELSGTYDSSRRKTGSDASVISSAVSKKDWIQEWAKTAREYSKSPAVGTSTASSSQMTRSYDFENRNQFGYDFDIDMTKSDYYDAKKYEEFGDNLDRHKFHRKQLDHIINNNSSSSDPTMRPNFGNENNSYNEFTRQGSIRQNSRSNASKPPMSPSKIPSPIGSVGRARSVSRNRSLQGSNSDLSTNETEMYLQKTAAAISTLQNIHRRNSIRSTTQHNSSHSSPLSPASRRMSPKISPMNSFQAPVHNLYNDKSHCMEGALLSPQHQQIRNIKQQQQIHQQSSLNHKRNLSLDDSDSYINVLSSLEYGNQMSNSLNTDNANAILDFKKQHTRHNSFEGMSTLPPKPVKCFQNFDQATAYYSVRSNNESIMCDDDENEQNDENLLTLTTRVKGLSLSTMKPNEQRVTGNQKMITPTVGKPSVNTIKPTAASTSRTSMAKTSSAQMSSPIKRSSSFSVKAMKPTTPTMTPKLGSRPSMSNTKIQKSASSTSFKKIVANFKDDEDDFYINNDDDLELNPEYSSNSEFSDRDDDTEETEKEPITNTRYNKTFLMRMEQNKKLSAGGKQGVAACPNTPELPRRTLQIKGATRDRASMPRDSSLNRMKQDLNISRKSVSKELASFKEPTSAGKQKVQPKYLDISKYKTPAASNFLKKDESKSYLAKTEVKKSPSSASIALGRTEHNRMSTRSVKSAGAKLPNAKKEAQRNSKEQELEMWRRRASYDPMKAAQEGKRKQEEAKRTSRQPQPQAERPTPF, encoded by the exons ATGGATCCAATCGAAGATATGGAGTGCAATATAGCTCAAGATCTCAACACTAAATCAGTTCCAAAGGAGCCTGAAATGGAACCTGAAAAAGTGGATCTTAGCCCAGAAAATTCGAAAAAGAGTGATAATTCACCTACTGACGATCAGATATCCAAGCAAAAGACGTCTGACGAAGCGGACGGAGGTGAAGAAAAAGTGCAATATAGTAACTGTAATCTGCACAGCGGAATCAACGAATGTGTAAATAAAAGTATGTCATTGCGagaagttaaagaaaaaaagcgCTGTGCAAGCGAAGATCCGGAAGTAAGAAATGCGTTAGCTTTCACAATTGATTTTGGCGAAGGCCGAAAATCAGTGGATGTTCAACGCCACGAAAAAATGCTCGAacgttttcaaaatcgacatAAACGAGGAGTTTCATTATCAAAATTAGAAACCAATCCACTTCCATCAGTGGGTAAAATAAGTTCTCCCCAAAGTGTGAACCTACctagaaaactaaaaaataactcaTCGGAAACGCCAACTGCAGAAGTAAAACTGCGTGATAAAAACAGATCATTGAAGGATTCGTCTAAAAATCGACACAGTTGGAGTCCGAGGACCAGTATGTCAGAAGCAGCAGCTAGTGAAACATCAAAACAATGTAAACCAAGCAAATTTACCCCAAAATCCAACACTCTACAAATGGCATTTGAAAATCCGATTGCAGTGAAAGACTATTGCTCAAGTTCAGAGATCAATGCAGAAAGTTTAGATTCCTCAATTGGTTTACCATGTATCGAACCCCCattgaaaaactttaaatctGACGATAATGATGATAGTATAAGTGAAGCTGGAACATACACTCTAGATGGAGACAATTATACAGAAGAGCAAAAAGAGCGCATGAATATTGACAAGATACCAGCAATAAGTGAAGCTGGTTCGAAGCATTATCAAAAATCAGAGTATAGAGATAAAACTCCTCAGCGGCCAACTAACTTTCAAGATGACTTAGAAGTAATAGATCTAACAGAACAACCTAGCTCATACAAGCCTGCCGATGACAAGAAGATGAATAATGTTTTGGAAGTAAGTTACTTCCATGATCAATCGGCAGTTCATCctataaaacaaaaacagtcGTATTTAGAGAAGTTGAAATCTCGGGTGAAGAACATAACACACAAGGCTAGATCACCTGAAAAGCAAATTCAGCAACATCAAATGAATTCACCAGATCAAGGAACGTTTACTTCGGTGACTACAAGTGGGATACTGAGTGTGAAACCATGTCTGGAAGATCACCCACGGATGCATAGACGAAACAGCTTAACCAAGTCGTATGTTGACAGTTCTGAATACGTACAAGGAGTGGCAAAGCTAAATATCCTGTCGAAGGGTGAAGCCAAGATATTAAACTGCTACACTGACACTGAAAAGGCATCTGGAATTCAAGAATTGAGTGGTACTTATGATAGTTCAAGGCGAAAAACTGGATCTGATGCTTCTGTCATTAGTTCCGCTGTTAGCAAAAAAGACTGGATTCAAGAATGGGCCAAAACAGCACGCGAATATTCGAAAAGTCCTGCAGTTGGTACCAGTACTGCTTCAAGCTCTCAAATGACAAGAAGCTACGATTTTGAGAACAGAAACCAGTTTGGCTATGATTTCGATATCGATATGACGAAAAGTGATTATTATGATGCTAAAAAGTACGAAGAATTTGGCGATAATTTGGATCGGCATAAATTTCATCGCAAGCAGTTAGACCATATTattaacaacaacagcagcagcagtgatcCCACTATGAGACCAAACTTTGGTAACGAAAATAACAGCTATAATGAGTTTACACGCCAAGGAAGTATTCGTCAGAATTCGAGGTCTAATGCGTCAAAACCACCTATGAGTCCAAGTAAAATTCCTTCCCCTATTGGATCAGTTGGTAGAGCTAGAAGTGTCAGCAGAAATCGTAGTCTTCAAGGAAGTAACTCG GATTTGTCAACGAATGAGACTGAAATGTATTTGCAAAAAACTGCAGCTGCTATATCCACGTTACAAAACATTCACAGACGGAATTCTATACGAAGCACAACGCAGCACAATTCGTCTCACTCTAGTCCTTTAAGTCCTGCATCTCGTCGAATGTCGCCGAAGATATCTCCAATGAATTCGTTCCAAGCACCAGTCCATAATCTTTACAACGACAAGTCACATTGCATGGAAGGTGCACTACTCTCACCTCAACATCAACAAATACGAAACAttaaacagcagcagcaaattcATCAGCAAAGTTCGTTAAACCACAAAAGAAACTTATCACTAGATGATTCCGACTCATATATAAACGTACTATCGTCCTTAgaatatggtaatcaaatgtCAAATAGTCTCAACACTGACAACGCGAATGCAATATTAGATTTTAAAAAGCAACATACCAGACACAATTCGTTTGAAGGAATGTCTACGCTTCCACCGAAACCggtgaaatgtttccaaaacttTGATCAAGCAACAGCTTATTATAGTGTAAGATCGAATAATGAGTCCATCATGTGTGATGACGATGAAAACGAGCAAAATGACGAGAATTTACTGACTCTAACAACACGTGTTAAAGGATTGTCCTTGAGCACAATGAAACCAAACGAACAACGAGTAACTGGAAATCAGAAAATGATCACACCGACAGTTGGAAAACCCTCAGTAAATACGATAAAACCGACAGCAGCGTCGACGAGCAGAACTTCCATGGCTAAAACATCATCAGCTCAAATGTCTTCTCCGATTAAAAGGTCAAGTTCATTCTCTGTAAAAGCGATGAAACCAACTACTCCCACAATGACTCCAAAGCTAGGATCAAGACCTTCGATGTCAAACACAAAGATTCAAAAATCCGCTAGCAGTACTAGTTTCAAAAAGATTGTGGCAAATTTCAAAGATGATGAAGACGATTTTTACATCAACAATGATGATGATTTGGAATTAAATCCAGAATATTCATCAAACTCTGAGTTTAGCGACAGAGATGATGATACTGAGGAAACGGAGAAAGAGCCTATTACAAATACTCGCTACAATAAAACTTTCCTAATGCGGatggaacaaaacaaaaagctcAGTGCCGGAGGGAAACAAGGGGTAGCAGCATGTCCAAATACTCCAGAGTTGCCACGGCGGACACTTCAAATCAAAGGGGCAACGCGCGATCGTGCGTCTATGCCACGAGACTCCAGTCTCAACCGCATGAAACAAGATTTGAACATTTCGCGAAAATCAGTGAGTAAGGAGTTAGCGTCATTCAAAGAACCAACATCGGCTGGTAAACAAAAAGTGCAACCGAAATACTTGGATATTTCAAAATACAAGACGCCGGCTGCAAGTAATTTTCTCAAGAAGGATGAATCTAAAAGCTATTTAGCTAAAACAGAAGTCAAGAAAAGCCCTAGTAGTGCTTCTATTGCGTTGGGCCGTACAGAGCACAATAGAATGAGTACGAGAAGTGTAAAATCAGCTGGAGCTAAGCTTCCAAATGCGAAAAAAGAAG CCCAACGTAATTCAAAAGAACAAGAGTTGGAAATGTGGCGACGACGAGCAAGTTATGATCCTATGAAGGCCGCTCAAGAAGGAAAACGAAAACAGGAGGAGGCAAAACGGACAAGTCGCCAGCCTCAACCACAAGCTGAACGTCCAA CTCCGTTTTAA
- the LOC120429124 gene encoding uncharacterized protein LOC120429124 yields the protein MNKSFELFFFTLLLLGVFLNVAFSLQLEGLSTKKPRITKYTLKPTVSSATAVPSSLSLYRLNGTSGATCILIQTDGLLSIQYRDKYGEDKEADTFMPDQMDISGECWEDESKVSLGWKGFILNIYFSKTPGGERWYVNSVDLYYSSSNKIFEHIDRPGLDVKLSTPPGTLLFPTPVGKSYTCDQEVVITMFSQDENDKAGHLAKLYLRELRMQSFMYKSSNTWGPTFQCSATGTYRDETAPIAVGSTLAVATVCTVVGYGLWRYFKVKKFQYGTMA from the exons ATGaataaatcatttgaattattcTTTTTTACGCTACTGTTATTAG GCGTTTTCCTCAATGTGGCATTTTCCCTACAGCTAGAGGGACTTTCCACTAAGAAGCCTCGAATCACTAAATATACATTAAAACCAACAGTAAGTTCA GCGACAGCTGTGCCATCATCTCTTTCTCTCTACCGCCTAAACGGAACTAGTGGTGCAACGTGCATACTCATTCAAACTGATGGACTCCTCAGTATTCAATATCGTGATAAGTATGGTGAAGACAAG GAGGCAGATACTTTCATGCCCGATCAAATGGATATATCCGGCGAATGTTGGGAAGATGAATCAAAAGTTTCCTTGGGTTGGAAAGGgttcattttaaatatttacttttCAAAG ACTCCGGGTGGAGAAAGGTGGTACGTTAACAGCGTTGATTTATACTATTCATCTTCGAATAAAATATTCGAGCACATTGATCGACCCGGATTGGACGTTAAACTATCGACTCCTCCTGGAACACTATTGTTCCCAACACCAGTTGGAAAATCTTATACGTGTGACCAAGAAGTAGTCATAACAATGTTTTCGCAG GATGAAAACGATAAGGCAGGTCACTTAGCAAAGCTGTACCTTCGTGAGCTGAGAATGCAAAGTTTTATGTATAAATCTTCAAATACATGGGGCCCAACTTTTCAATGTAGTGCAACTGGAACATATCGGGATGAAACAGCCCCAATTGCTGTTGGTTCTACGCTAGCTGTAGCAACTGTATGCACTGTTGTTGGCTATGGTTTATGGAG atatttcaaagtaaaaaagttCCAGTATGGAACAATGGCTTAA
- the LOC120429119 gene encoding uncharacterized protein LOC120429119 isoform X1, which yields MDPIEDMECNIAQDLNTKSVPKEPEMEPEKVDLSPENSKKSDNSPTDDQISKQKTSDEADGGEEKVQYSNCNLHSGINECVNKSMSLREVKEKKRCASEDPEVRNALAFTIDFGEGRKSVDVQRHEKMLERFQNRHKRGVSLSKLETNPLPSVGKISSPQSVNLPRKLKNNSSETPTAEVKLRDKNRSLKDSSKNRHSWSPRTSMSEAAASETSKQCKPSKFTPKSNTLQMAFENPIAVKDYCSSSEINAESLDSSIGLPCIEPPLKNFKSDDNDDSISEAGTYTLDGDNYTEEQKERMNIDKIPAISEAGSKHYQKSEYRDKTPQRPTNFQDDLEVIDLTEQPSSYKPADDKKMNNVLEVSYFHDQSAVHPIKQKQSYLEKLKSRVKNITHKARSPEKQIQQHQMNSPDQGTFTSVTTSGILSVKPCLEDHPRMHRRNSLTKSYVDSSEYVQGVAKLNILSKGEAKILNCYTDTEKASGIQELSGTYDSSRRKTGSDASVISSAVSKKDWIQEWAKTAREYSKSPAVGTSTASSSQMTRSYDFENRNQFGYDFDIDMTKSDYYDAKKYEEFGDNLDRHKFHRKQLDHIINNNSSSSDPTMRPNFGNENNSYNEFTRQGSIRQNSRSNASKPPMSPSKIPSPIGSVGRARSVSRNRSLQGSNSDLSTNETEMYLQKTAAAISTLQNIHRRNSIRSTTQHNSSHSSPLSPASRRMSPKISPMNSFQAPVHNLYNDKSHCMEGALLSPQHQQIRNIKQQQQIHQQSSLNHKRNLSLDDSDSYINVLSSLEYGNQMSNSLNTDNANAILDFKKQHTRHNSFEGMSTLPPKPVKCFQNFDQATAYYSVRSNNESIMCDDDENEQNDENLLTLTTRVKGLSLSTMKPNEQRVTGNQKMITPTVGKPSVNTIKPTAASTSRTSMAKTSSAQMSSPIKRSSSFSVKAMKPTTPTMTPKLGSRPSMSNTKIQKSASSTSFKKIVANFKDDEDDFYINNDDDLELNPEYSSNSEFSDRDDDTEETEKEPITNTRYNKTFLMRMEQNKKLSAGGKQGVAACPNTPELPRRTLQIKGATRDRASMPRDSSLNRMKQDLNISRKSVSKELASFKEPTSAGKQKVQPKYLDISKYKTPAASNFLKKDESKSYLAKTEVKKSPSSASIALGRTEHNRMSTRSVKSAGAKLPNAKKEAQRNSKEQELEMWRRRASYDPMKAAQEGKRKQEEAKRTSRQPQPQAERPSNFNESSVLRSKSYHCGVGMAHSQAENIGGSNAKNRGAIDHADMSYRNNQPNNRWTFTSTESSEEYDDEYVN from the exons ATGGATCCAATCGAAGATATGGAGTGCAATATAGCTCAAGATCTCAACACTAAATCAGTTCCAAAGGAGCCTGAAATGGAACCTGAAAAAGTGGATCTTAGCCCAGAAAATTCGAAAAAGAGTGATAATTCACCTACTGACGATCAGATATCCAAGCAAAAGACGTCTGACGAAGCGGACGGAGGTGAAGAAAAAGTGCAATATAGTAACTGTAATCTGCACAGCGGAATCAACGAATGTGTAAATAAAAGTATGTCATTGCGagaagttaaagaaaaaaagcgCTGTGCAAGCGAAGATCCGGAAGTAAGAAATGCGTTAGCTTTCACAATTGATTTTGGCGAAGGCCGAAAATCAGTGGATGTTCAACGCCACGAAAAAATGCTCGAacgttttcaaaatcgacatAAACGAGGAGTTTCATTATCAAAATTAGAAACCAATCCACTTCCATCAGTGGGTAAAATAAGTTCTCCCCAAAGTGTGAACCTACctagaaaactaaaaaataactcaTCGGAAACGCCAACTGCAGAAGTAAAACTGCGTGATAAAAACAGATCATTGAAGGATTCGTCTAAAAATCGACACAGTTGGAGTCCGAGGACCAGTATGTCAGAAGCAGCAGCTAGTGAAACATCAAAACAATGTAAACCAAGCAAATTTACCCCAAAATCCAACACTCTACAAATGGCATTTGAAAATCCGATTGCAGTGAAAGACTATTGCTCAAGTTCAGAGATCAATGCAGAAAGTTTAGATTCCTCAATTGGTTTACCATGTATCGAACCCCCattgaaaaactttaaatctGACGATAATGATGATAGTATAAGTGAAGCTGGAACATACACTCTAGATGGAGACAATTATACAGAAGAGCAAAAAGAGCGCATGAATATTGACAAGATACCAGCAATAAGTGAAGCTGGTTCGAAGCATTATCAAAAATCAGAGTATAGAGATAAAACTCCTCAGCGGCCAACTAACTTTCAAGATGACTTAGAAGTAATAGATCTAACAGAACAACCTAGCTCATACAAGCCTGCCGATGACAAGAAGATGAATAATGTTTTGGAAGTAAGTTACTTCCATGATCAATCGGCAGTTCATCctataaaacaaaaacagtcGTATTTAGAGAAGTTGAAATCTCGGGTGAAGAACATAACACACAAGGCTAGATCACCTGAAAAGCAAATTCAGCAACATCAAATGAATTCACCAGATCAAGGAACGTTTACTTCGGTGACTACAAGTGGGATACTGAGTGTGAAACCATGTCTGGAAGATCACCCACGGATGCATAGACGAAACAGCTTAACCAAGTCGTATGTTGACAGTTCTGAATACGTACAAGGAGTGGCAAAGCTAAATATCCTGTCGAAGGGTGAAGCCAAGATATTAAACTGCTACACTGACACTGAAAAGGCATCTGGAATTCAAGAATTGAGTGGTACTTATGATAGTTCAAGGCGAAAAACTGGATCTGATGCTTCTGTCATTAGTTCCGCTGTTAGCAAAAAAGACTGGATTCAAGAATGGGCCAAAACAGCACGCGAATATTCGAAAAGTCCTGCAGTTGGTACCAGTACTGCTTCAAGCTCTCAAATGACAAGAAGCTACGATTTTGAGAACAGAAACCAGTTTGGCTATGATTTCGATATCGATATGACGAAAAGTGATTATTATGATGCTAAAAAGTACGAAGAATTTGGCGATAATTTGGATCGGCATAAATTTCATCGCAAGCAGTTAGACCATATTattaacaacaacagcagcagcagtgatcCCACTATGAGACCAAACTTTGGTAACGAAAATAACAGCTATAATGAGTTTACACGCCAAGGAAGTATTCGTCAGAATTCGAGGTCTAATGCGTCAAAACCACCTATGAGTCCAAGTAAAATTCCTTCCCCTATTGGATCAGTTGGTAGAGCTAGAAGTGTCAGCAGAAATCGTAGTCTTCAAGGAAGTAACTCG GATTTGTCAACGAATGAGACTGAAATGTATTTGCAAAAAACTGCAGCTGCTATATCCACGTTACAAAACATTCACAGACGGAATTCTATACGAAGCACAACGCAGCACAATTCGTCTCACTCTAGTCCTTTAAGTCCTGCATCTCGTCGAATGTCGCCGAAGATATCTCCAATGAATTCGTTCCAAGCACCAGTCCATAATCTTTACAACGACAAGTCACATTGCATGGAAGGTGCACTACTCTCACCTCAACATCAACAAATACGAAACAttaaacagcagcagcaaattcATCAGCAAAGTTCGTTAAACCACAAAAGAAACTTATCACTAGATGATTCCGACTCATATATAAACGTACTATCGTCCTTAgaatatggtaatcaaatgtCAAATAGTCTCAACACTGACAACGCGAATGCAATATTAGATTTTAAAAAGCAACATACCAGACACAATTCGTTTGAAGGAATGTCTACGCTTCCACCGAAACCggtgaaatgtttccaaaacttTGATCAAGCAACAGCTTATTATAGTGTAAGATCGAATAATGAGTCCATCATGTGTGATGACGATGAAAACGAGCAAAATGACGAGAATTTACTGACTCTAACAACACGTGTTAAAGGATTGTCCTTGAGCACAATGAAACCAAACGAACAACGAGTAACTGGAAATCAGAAAATGATCACACCGACAGTTGGAAAACCCTCAGTAAATACGATAAAACCGACAGCAGCGTCGACGAGCAGAACTTCCATGGCTAAAACATCATCAGCTCAAATGTCTTCTCCGATTAAAAGGTCAAGTTCATTCTCTGTAAAAGCGATGAAACCAACTACTCCCACAATGACTCCAAAGCTAGGATCAAGACCTTCGATGTCAAACACAAAGATTCAAAAATCCGCTAGCAGTACTAGTTTCAAAAAGATTGTGGCAAATTTCAAAGATGATGAAGACGATTTTTACATCAACAATGATGATGATTTGGAATTAAATCCAGAATATTCATCAAACTCTGAGTTTAGCGACAGAGATGATGATACTGAGGAAACGGAGAAAGAGCCTATTACAAATACTCGCTACAATAAAACTTTCCTAATGCGGatggaacaaaacaaaaagctcAGTGCCGGAGGGAAACAAGGGGTAGCAGCATGTCCAAATACTCCAGAGTTGCCACGGCGGACACTTCAAATCAAAGGGGCAACGCGCGATCGTGCGTCTATGCCACGAGACTCCAGTCTCAACCGCATGAAACAAGATTTGAACATTTCGCGAAAATCAGTGAGTAAGGAGTTAGCGTCATTCAAAGAACCAACATCGGCTGGTAAACAAAAAGTGCAACCGAAATACTTGGATATTTCAAAATACAAGACGCCGGCTGCAAGTAATTTTCTCAAGAAGGATGAATCTAAAAGCTATTTAGCTAAAACAGAAGTCAAGAAAAGCCCTAGTAGTGCTTCTATTGCGTTGGGCCGTACAGAGCACAATAGAATGAGTACGAGAAGTGTAAAATCAGCTGGAGCTAAGCTTCCAAATGCGAAAAAAGAAG CCCAACGTAATTCAAAAGAACAAGAGTTGGAAATGTGGCGACGACGAGCAAGTTATGATCCTATGAAGGCCGCTCAAGAAGGAAAACGAAAACAGGAGGAGGCAAAACGGACAAGTCGCCAGCCTCAACCACAAGCTGAACGTCCAAGTAATTTCAACGAAAG CTCCGTTTTAAGATCAAAATCGTACCACTGTGGCGTGGGAATGGCCCACTCGCAAGCTGAAAATATTGGAGGCAGTAACGCTAAAAATAGAGGTGCTATTGATCATGCAGATATGTCCTACCGCAACAACCAACCGAATAATCGTTGGACGTTCACTTCTACGGAGTCAAGTGAAGAATATGACGATGAATATGTTAACTAA